The Halorhabdus sp. BNX81 genome includes a region encoding these proteins:
- a CDS encoding galactokinase — protein sequence MVDFEGGYTVSSPGRVNLIGGHTDYTLGYVMPLATDLQTRLEATVSEDVHVSSSAVESSYSFATDDLEPVEDWVDYVKGCYAILQAAGYDPGGFRGDITTTLPIGAGLSSSASLELAVMALLNEAYDLGLSRERMARLSQRVENDYVGVACGIMDQFAVALGQDGHALSIDTETLTYTPVPFPDGIEILVFHTGVSRGLVESAYNQRRETVEGALEKLDVDSSTAVTEADLVGLPPRERERLGYVVRENARVQRAQAALEDGEIQTFGEILLSAHQDIADHYDASCKELDFVVETALEAGAYGARLTGAGWGGAAIAIVDTETVESVATSIEAAYREQFPEHDPHYYRIEASDGVRVTRTG from the coding sequence ATGGTCGATTTCGAAGGGGGCTATACCGTCAGTTCCCCGGGTCGCGTCAATCTGATCGGGGGCCACACTGACTACACACTCGGGTACGTGATGCCACTGGCGACGGATCTGCAGACGCGACTCGAAGCGACCGTGAGCGAGGACGTACACGTGTCTTCGAGCGCGGTCGAATCGAGCTATTCGTTCGCGACCGACGATCTGGAACCGGTCGAGGACTGGGTCGACTACGTCAAAGGCTGTTATGCTATCTTACAGGCGGCGGGATACGATCCCGGCGGCTTTCGCGGCGACATCACCACGACACTGCCGATCGGGGCCGGGTTGAGTTCCTCGGCAAGCCTGGAGCTTGCGGTCATGGCACTGTTGAACGAGGCATACGACCTTGGCCTCTCGCGGGAGCGAATGGCGCGGCTGAGTCAGCGCGTCGAGAACGACTACGTCGGGGTCGCCTGTGGGATCATGGATCAGTTTGCCGTGGCACTCGGGCAGGACGGCCACGCACTCTCGATCGACACTGAAACACTGACGTACACGCCAGTCCCGTTTCCGGACGGAATCGAGATCCTGGTCTTTCACACCGGTGTCTCCCGGGGACTGGTCGAGTCGGCCTACAACCAGCGTCGGGAGACCGTCGAGGGTGCGCTCGAGAAACTGGACGTCGATTCGTCGACGGCCGTGACCGAGGCCGATCTCGTCGGACTGCCCCCGCGAGAGCGAGAGCGACTCGGGTACGTCGTCCGGGAGAACGCTCGCGTCCAACGGGCGCAGGCGGCACTCGAAGACGGGGAGATTCAGACGTTCGGGGAGATACTTCTCTCCGCACACCAGGACATCGCCGACCACTACGACGCCAGCTGTAAAGAACTGGATTTCGTCGTCGAGACGGCCCTCGAGGCTGGAGCCTACGGGGCACGATTGACTGGTGCTGGTTGGGGTGGGGCGGCGATCGCCATCGTCGACACTGAAACCGTCGAATCGGTCGCCACGTCCATCGAAGCGGCGTATCGAGAACAGTTCCCGGAACACGATCCCCACTACTACCGCATCGAAGCTTCGGACGGCGTCCGAGTGACACGCACTGGTTGA
- a CDS encoding ATP-binding protein: MNEPSSIDVLLVDDSGFFRTVVSDKLAGWEGLSVRKASSGPEALEVLEREAIDCVVSDFEMPEMTGLELYERVEAAYGLPFVLLTGQGDEETASRAIGTGVDDYLRKAEIAESGQLDLLANRIRNVVAQRQAREKYELLVNNTPDEISQVGKDGTIMAANEATARSFDTTQSALVGKHLTDILPKETAASRLEEGRRALTINSAVTFQDSVGYRHFHNVAVPVSVGSEADSFQLITRDITQQKRREQQLEERTEKLAVINRLVRHDINNDIQLLIGWADGVSDHVDEEGQAYLDRIQNTCDHISELTTIARDFVESIGSDTDLEYSSVNLRYILQSEVEKAERRHENLVVSVDGEVPKATVRGNELLSSVFGNLLSNAVRHNNGSEPRVNIRVEEGETDVRVHVADNGPGIPEATIDGIFGKGEMGPESPGTGIGLYLVHTIVDRFGGQVSVENTSDGLAGEKAAVAADSTGCVFTVELPKYV, from the coding sequence ATGAATGAGCCGTCGTCGATCGACGTGTTACTCGTCGACGACAGTGGATTCTTTCGGACTGTCGTCTCGGATAAACTGGCCGGTTGGGAAGGGTTATCGGTCCGAAAGGCGAGTTCAGGGCCGGAAGCCCTGGAAGTGTTGGAACGTGAAGCGATCGATTGCGTCGTGAGTGACTTCGAAATGCCGGAGATGACCGGCCTCGAACTGTACGAACGCGTCGAAGCGGCGTACGGTTTGCCGTTCGTGTTGCTGACCGGCCAGGGCGACGAGGAAACTGCGAGCCGCGCGATCGGCACCGGTGTCGATGACTATCTGCGGAAAGCGGAAATCGCCGAGAGCGGACAACTGGACCTGCTGGCGAACCGCATCCGGAACGTCGTCGCACAGCGCCAGGCACGCGAGAAGTACGAACTGTTGGTGAACAACACGCCCGACGAGATATCCCAGGTCGGCAAGGACGGGACGATCATGGCAGCCAACGAGGCGACGGCACGGTCGTTCGACACAACGCAATCTGCGCTGGTCGGAAAACACCTGACGGATATCCTCCCGAAGGAGACGGCGGCCAGCCGCCTAGAAGAGGGGCGGAGAGCCCTGACGATCAATTCGGCAGTCACATTCCAGGACAGCGTCGGGTATCGCCACTTCCACAACGTCGCCGTGCCAGTGAGCGTCGGCAGCGAAGCGGACTCCTTCCAGTTGATCACGCGGGACATCACCCAACAAAAGCGACGCGAACAGCAACTCGAAGAGCGGACCGAGAAGTTAGCGGTCATCAATCGGCTCGTCCGCCACGACATCAACAACGACATCCAGTTGCTCATCGGGTGGGCCGATGGCGTCAGCGACCACGTCGACGAGGAAGGCCAGGCGTATTTAGACCGCATCCAGAACACCTGCGACCACATATCGGAGTTGACGACGATCGCGCGTGACTTCGTCGAGTCGATCGGGAGCGACACCGATCTGGAGTACTCAAGCGTGAATCTGCGGTACATCCTCCAGTCCGAAGTCGAAAAGGCCGAACGGCGACACGAGAATCTCGTCGTTTCGGTCGACGGTGAGGTCCCAAAAGCAACCGTGAGAGGGAACGAACTCCTGTCGTCGGTGTTCGGCAATCTCCTGAGCAACGCTGTCCGTCACAACAACGGGAGCGAACCGCGGGTAAACATCCGCGTCGAGGAGGGCGAGACGGACGTACGAGTCCACGTCGCGGACAACGGCCCCGGTATCCCTGAAGCGACTATCGACGGGATCTTCGGCAAAGGTGAAATGGGTCCCGAAAGCCCCGGAACCGGGATCGGTCTCTATCTGGTTCACACCATCGTCGATCGCTTTGGCGGGCAGGTCAGCGTCGAAAACACTTCAGATGGACTCGCTGGCGAGAAAGCGGCTGTGGCCGCGGACTCCACCGGCTGTGTGTTCACGGTCGAACTCCCGAAATACGTCTGA
- a CDS encoding ribonuclease H, with translation MAAYGRPNLRDLFDDSPTPHIAHPPRTHHRDFYLATDGSFHGNTGGLGVVIETRDGECVARLSVPDSVPDNNIAEYRALHFGLDVLAARTPSRSRVGVLVDHDELAANVNAAILDFETPDEPSPHRMSIPPSITNHWRGIQARVSGFHELRVARIESDRNPAHPLANAPEEYAHVNDECEQCLRPEPPADGDRRIPPPSRADRPASD, from the coding sequence ATGGCCGCATACGGCCGGCCGAACCTGAGAGACCTGTTCGACGATTCTCCGACGCCCCACATCGCCCACCCGCCACGGACTCATCATCGGGATTTCTATCTCGCCACCGACGGGTCCTTCCACGGGAACACGGGTGGTCTCGGCGTCGTGATCGAGACCCGTGATGGCGAGTGTGTCGCTCGCCTGTCAGTTCCGGATAGCGTTCCGGACAACAACATTGCGGAATATCGGGCACTCCACTTCGGACTGGATGTCCTGGCTGCCAGGACACCGTCCCGCTCTCGCGTTGGCGTCCTCGTTGATCACGACGAACTGGCGGCAAACGTCAACGCGGCCATACTGGACTTCGAGACGCCCGACGAGCCGTCCCCACACCGGATGTCGATTCCGCCGTCCATTACCAACCACTGGCGGGGCATCCAAGCGCGGGTGAGCGGCTTTCACGAACTCAGGGTCGCCCGGATCGAGAGCGACCGTAATCCCGCCCATCCGCTGGCGAACGCGCCGGAAGAATACGCCCACGTGAACGACGAATGCGAACAGTGTCTGCGCCCCGAGCCGCCGGCAGATGGCGACCGTCGTATCCCGCCGCCCTCACGCGCAGACCGACCAGCCAGTGATTAG
- a CDS encoding NADP-dependent malic enzyme, producing the protein MGLEEDALDYHQRDPPGKLEIATTKPTNTQRDLSLAYSPGVAGPCREIDADPADAFEYTAKGNLVAVVSDGSATLGLGDIGPLASKPVMEGKGVLFKRFADIDVFDLEVDADDPERMIDVVEALEPTFGGVNLEDIGAPACFTIEEKLQESLSIPVFHDDQHGTAIITGAALLNAIDILGKDLSELEVVFSGAGASAIATARFFESLGVPGSAITMVDSGGIVTDVRAESGDVNAYKAEFATEGPAGDLADAMAGADVFVGLSVSGIVDRSMVASMAADPIVFPMANPDPEIDYDDAKAAGEGTTIVATGRSDYPNQVNNVLGFPFIFRGALDARARRINEEMKVAAAEALAALAREDVPDAVVKAYGGEPIQFGPEYVIPKPLDPRVLFEVAPAVARAAVESGAARREPDFGTYVESLEARLGKSREMMRIILNKAKSDPQRIVLAAGADDTMIRSAYQLLDRGIAEPILVGDRAEIRSSTDRLGLSFDPTIVDPGGDAVDCYADRLYELRNRKGVTRDEARELLTDGNYLASAMVETGDADAMLTGATDHYPSALRPPLEVVGTAPDANYAAGVYMLTFRNRVIFVADVTVNPEPDAAVLAEVTQHTADLARQFNVDPRAALLSYSDFGSVEDEHTAVPREATRRLRSDPSVTFPVDGEMQADTALVEEVLTGTYEFADLDEPANVLIFPNLEAGNVAYKLLEELGGADAVGPMLAGMDCPVHVVQRGDDVEDIVHLAGVAVVDAQSET; encoded by the coding sequence ATGGGCCTCGAAGAGGACGCACTCGATTACCATCAACGGGACCCGCCCGGCAAACTCGAGATCGCCACGACGAAGCCGACAAACACCCAGCGGGATCTCAGCCTCGCGTATTCGCCCGGCGTCGCCGGGCCGTGTCGGGAGATCGACGCGGATCCCGCCGACGCCTTCGAGTACACGGCAAAGGGCAACCTCGTCGCCGTCGTCTCGGACGGCAGTGCCACGCTCGGACTGGGCGACATCGGCCCGCTCGCATCCAAACCGGTGATGGAGGGCAAGGGAGTGCTGTTCAAGCGCTTTGCCGACATCGATGTCTTCGATCTGGAGGTCGACGCCGACGATCCCGAACGGATGATCGACGTCGTCGAGGCACTCGAACCCACGTTCGGCGGCGTCAACCTGGAAGACATCGGTGCGCCAGCGTGTTTCACCATCGAAGAAAAGCTTCAGGAGTCGTTGTCGATTCCGGTGTTTCACGACGACCAACACGGGACGGCCATCATCACCGGCGCGGCACTGTTGAACGCCATCGATATCCTCGGGAAGGACCTTTCGGAGCTGGAGGTCGTCTTTTCGGGCGCTGGCGCGAGTGCCATCGCGACCGCCCGCTTTTTCGAATCGCTCGGCGTCCCCGGATCGGCGATCACGATGGTCGACTCCGGCGGAATCGTCACCGACGTGCGGGCCGAGTCCGGCGACGTCAACGCGTACAAGGCCGAGTTTGCGACCGAAGGGCCGGCGGGTGACCTGGCCGACGCGATGGCTGGCGCGGATGTCTTCGTTGGCCTCTCGGTCAGTGGGATCGTCGATCGGTCGATGGTTGCCTCGATGGCCGCGGATCCGATCGTGTTTCCGATGGCGAATCCGGACCCTGAGATCGATTACGACGACGCCAAAGCCGCCGGGGAGGGCACCACGATCGTTGCGACCGGCCGATCTGACTACCCGAACCAGGTCAACAACGTTCTCGGCTTCCCGTTCATCTTCCGGGGCGCACTGGACGCCCGCGCCCGGAGGATCAACGAGGAGATGAAAGTCGCGGCCGCCGAGGCACTCGCGGCACTCGCCCGGGAGGACGTTCCCGATGCCGTCGTGAAAGCCTACGGTGGCGAGCCGATCCAGTTCGGCCCGGAATACGTGATCCCGAAACCGCTGGATCCACGGGTTCTCTTCGAAGTCGCCCCGGCCGTCGCCAGGGCCGCAGTCGAGTCCGGTGCCGCACGACGGGAGCCCGATTTCGGGACGTACGTCGAGTCCCTCGAAGCGCGCCTTGGCAAATCCAGAGAGATGATGCGGATCATTCTCAACAAAGCCAAAAGCGACCCACAGCGGATCGTCCTCGCGGCAGGGGCTGACGATACGATGATCCGGTCCGCGTACCAACTTCTCGACCGCGGCATCGCCGAGCCGATCCTCGTCGGCGATCGTGCCGAGATTCGATCCAGCACCGACAGACTCGGGCTCTCGTTCGATCCGACGATCGTCGATCCCGGTGGCGATGCCGTCGACTGTTATGCGGATAGACTGTACGAACTTCGCAACCGAAAGGGGGTCACCCGGGACGAGGCCCGTGAACTGTTGACCGACGGCAACTATCTCGCGAGTGCGATGGTCGAAACCGGCGATGCGGACGCCATGCTGACGGGCGCGACCGATCACTATCCTTCCGCGCTCCGACCGCCGCTTGAGGTCGTCGGGACGGCCCCGGATGCCAACTACGCAGCAGGCGTGTACATGCTCACCTTCCGGAATCGAGTTATCTTCGTCGCCGACGTGACCGTCAATCCCGAACCGGACGCGGCAGTGCTGGCCGAGGTGACCCAGCATACGGCCGACCTGGCTCGACAGTTCAACGTCGATCCTCGCGCTGCATTGCTATCCTATAGCGATTTCGGGAGTGTCGAGGACGAACACACGGCTGTTCCGCGGGAAGCAACTCGCCGCCTCAGGAGCGATCCCTCAGTGACATTCCCGGTCGACGGTGAGATGCAAGCCGACACGGCGCTGGTAGAAGAGGTCCTGACAGGTACCTACGAGTTTGCCGATCTCGACGAACCGGCGAACGTGCTGATCTTCCCGAATCTCGAAGCGGGCAACGTTGCGTACAAACTCCTCGAAGAGCTCGGCGGCGCCGACGCGGTCGGGCCGATGCTGGCCGGCATGGACTGCCCGGTGCACGTCGTCCAGCGTGGCGACGACGTCGAGGATATCGTCCACCTTGCCGGTGTCGCTGTGGTCGACGCACAGTCGGAAACGTAG
- a CDS encoding NADH:flavin oxidoreductase/NADH oxidase has translation MTPDLFSPLDMRDTTAPNRVMVSPMCQYSCEDRDGLPTDWHRVHLGSRAVGGAGIVMSEATAVEPRGRISPEDTGIWSDEHVEAWQPVTAFIAKEGSIPAIQLAHAGRKASKRRPWEGSTPVQPDSGGWETIGPSGNAWPYDGEAPPHRRMDHDDIETVIESFRTGAERALEAGFEIAEIHAAHGYLLHEFLSPATNDRTDEYGGSFEDRTRFLREVVSAVRDVWPDEKPVFVRISATDWIDDGESWTVEQSVRLARGLYEAGVDLIDVSSGGIAPASYPDEAGPNYQVPHAERIGDGTPEDLLVGAVGKITTPEQADGIVANGRADLAIVGREHLRDPYFTIRAADQLDALDRVDVPPQYDRAF, from the coding sequence ATGACACCCGATCTCTTCTCGCCGCTCGACATGCGTGACACGACCGCGCCGAACCGTGTGATGGTTTCGCCGATGTGCCAGTATTCCTGTGAAGATCGGGACGGTCTCCCGACTGACTGGCATCGCGTCCACCTCGGCAGCCGGGCCGTCGGCGGTGCTGGGATCGTCATGAGCGAGGCGACGGCGGTCGAACCCCGCGGCCGGATTTCACCCGAGGATACCGGCATTTGGTCGGACGAGCACGTCGAGGCCTGGCAGCCGGTCACGGCGTTCATCGCCAAGGAAGGCTCGATTCCAGCGATCCAACTGGCTCATGCCGGCCGGAAGGCCTCCAAGCGTCGACCCTGGGAAGGAAGCACTCCCGTCCAGCCCGATTCGGGCGGCTGGGAGACGATCGGCCCGAGCGGCAACGCCTGGCCGTACGACGGCGAAGCCCCGCCCCATCGGCGGATGGATCACGACGACATCGAGACCGTGATCGAATCGTTTCGGACCGGGGCCGAACGCGCACTCGAGGCCGGGTTCGAGATTGCAGAGATCCACGCCGCTCACGGGTATCTCCTCCACGAGTTTCTTTCGCCGGCGACGAACGACCGGACCGACGAATACGGTGGGAGCTTCGAGGACCGAACGCGATTCCTTCGGGAGGTTGTCTCCGCAGTCAGGGACGTCTGGCCCGACGAGAAACCCGTTTTCGTTCGGATTTCCGCGACTGACTGGATCGACGATGGCGAGTCCTGGACAGTCGAGCAGTCGGTCCGACTGGCGAGGGGCCTCTATGAGGCGGGCGTCGATCTGATCGACGTGAGTTCCGGCGGGATTGCCCCCGCCTCGTATCCCGACGAAGCGGGACCGAACTATCAGGTCCCGCACGCCGAGCGGATCGGCGACGGCACGCCCGAGGACCTGCTCGTCGGGGCCGTGGGCAAGATCACGACGCCCGAACAGGCCGACGGCATCGTCGCCAACGGTCGGGCAGATCTCGCGATCGTAGGCCGAGAGCACCTTCGGGACCCGTACTTCACGATCCGCGCTGCCGACCAACTCGACGCGCTGGATCGCGTCGACGTACCGCCACAGTACGATCGGGCGTTCTGA
- a CDS encoding universal stress protein: MVDRVLFPTDGSAGAMSTLEHALDLAADHDASVHVLTVQDEKTAADLEEPAGTELVELAADRVRERGLDPVTAIRSGRPYQRILEYADAEDVDLIVMPTHGRTGLERLLLGSVTARVIRLADVPVLTACPDAELRYPYRRVLVPTDGSRSARAALDVAVTLASVADVPLTALSVVEPSRHDANVRSTASRDRMDERAHDAVEAAGEVAREASISDVSTTVVRGSSVHAEIDSYVAANPIDLIVVGTHGRTGIDRYLFGGVTEKLVRTADVPVLTVREPDGE; this comes from the coding sequence ATGGTGGATCGAGTTCTCTTTCCGACCGATGGGAGCGCGGGGGCGATGTCGACGCTCGAACACGCGCTGGATCTCGCTGCCGACCACGATGCGAGCGTCCACGTACTGACCGTTCAGGACGAGAAGACGGCGGCCGACTTGGAGGAGCCTGCCGGGACCGAGCTGGTCGAGCTGGCGGCCGATCGCGTCCGCGAGCGCGGACTCGACCCGGTGACGGCGATCCGGTCGGGGCGCCCCTATCAGCGGATTCTGGAATACGCCGACGCGGAAGACGTCGACCTCATCGTGATGCCGACCCACGGCCGGACTGGGCTGGAACGACTCCTCCTCGGGAGTGTCACGGCGCGCGTCATCCGGCTTGCGGACGTTCCCGTGCTGACTGCCTGTCCTGACGCCGAGTTGCGCTATCCCTACCGTCGAGTGCTGGTGCCGACCGACGGCAGCCGGTCTGCCAGAGCGGCACTCGACGTTGCCGTTACCCTCGCCAGCGTGGCCGACGTCCCGCTGACCGCCCTCTCGGTCGTCGAACCCTCACGTCACGACGCCAACGTCCGCTCGACGGCCAGCCGGGATCGAATGGACGAGCGTGCCCACGACGCCGTCGAGGCCGCTGGTGAGGTGGCAAGGGAGGCGTCGATTTCCGACGTCTCGACGACCGTCGTTCGCGGTTCCTCCGTCCACGCAGAGATCGATTCGTACGTCGCGGCGAACCCGATCGATCTGATCGTCGTCGGAACCCACGGCCGGACCGGGATCGACCGGTATCTCTTCGGTGGCGTCACCGAGAAACTGGTTCGGACAGCCGACGTCCCGGTACTTACGGTCCGTGAACCTGACGGTGAGTGA
- a CDS encoding replication factor C large subunit, with translation MTDWTEIHRPSTLAEVRGNDKARDALREWAESWPDHREAVVLYGSPGIGKTSAAHALANDMDWPTIELNASDSRTKDVIEQVAGEAAKSGTLAQGGSGRRLVILDEADNLHGNVDRGGTRAITALVKEAQQPIVLIANEFYEMSKGLRNACRDIEFRDVSTRSIVPVLRDICRQEDVGFEKEALRKIAEMNDGDLRGAINDLQAIAEGRDTVTEDDVVTSERDRTTDIFSFLDTVLKEADAQETLEASYDVDETPDDLISWIEDNVPKDYEGAELARAYRSLANADRWLGRVRATQNYSFWRYASDAMTAGVAAARSGEKGGWTRYGPPSYWSKLGRTRGARDTRDDVARAIATTSGVSMSTARREVLPYLETMTHHCKNRELTVSMTAAYDLDADHVAFITGSGADTNKIASIVEDAAERRETAAVDASEGAFDPGETGDSSSQGTDGEQRDGQPEPIDSQEAEERSAPDEAETSVEEDEADDQQTGLGDFV, from the coding sequence ATGACTGACTGGACGGAGATTCATCGTCCTTCGACGCTCGCGGAGGTGCGGGGCAACGACAAGGCCCGCGACGCCCTCCGGGAGTGGGCCGAGTCCTGGCCCGACCACCGCGAGGCAGTCGTCCTCTATGGCTCGCCTGGCATCGGGAAAACCTCGGCGGCCCACGCCCTCGCCAACGACATGGACTGGCCGACGATCGAACTCAACGCCAGTGACTCCCGGACCAAAGACGTCATCGAGCAGGTCGCGGGCGAGGCTGCCAAAAGCGGCACGCTCGCCCAGGGTGGATCAGGGCGGCGACTCGTCATCTTGGACGAGGCCGACAACCTCCACGGCAACGTCGACCGCGGCGGGACGCGGGCGATCACGGCCCTGGTCAAGGAGGCCCAACAGCCGATCGTCCTCATCGCCAACGAGTTCTACGAGATGAGCAAGGGCCTCCGGAACGCCTGCCGGGACATCGAGTTTCGGGACGTCTCCACCCGGTCGATCGTCCCTGTCCTCCGTGATATCTGCCGACAGGAGGACGTCGGCTTCGAGAAGGAGGCACTCCGAAAGATCGCGGAGATGAACGACGGTGATCTTCGGGGAGCGATCAACGATCTGCAGGCCATCGCCGAGGGCCGGGACACGGTGACCGAAGACGACGTCGTGACCAGCGAACGCGACCGGACGACTGACATCTTTTCGTTTCTCGATACCGTCCTGAAGGAAGCAGACGCCCAGGAAACCCTCGAAGCGTCCTACGACGTCGACGAGACGCCCGACGACCTCATCTCCTGGATCGAGGACAACGTGCCCAAGGACTACGAGGGCGCGGAACTGGCACGTGCCTACCGCTCGCTCGCGAACGCCGACCGGTGGCTCGGTCGCGTGCGGGCTACCCAGAACTACTCCTTCTGGCGATATGCGTCCGACGCCATGACAGCCGGTGTCGCGGCCGCACGCAGCGGTGAGAAGGGCGGCTGGACGCGCTATGGCCCGCCGAGCTATTGGTCGAAGCTCGGTCGAACCAGGGGCGCACGGGACACGCGCGACGATGTCGCCCGCGCCATTGCGACGACCAGCGGCGTCAGCATGTCCACCGCGCGCCGCGAGGTGTTGCCGTATCTGGAGACGATGACCCACCACTGCAAGAACCGCGAGTTGACGGTTTCGATGACGGCGGCCTACGATCTCGACGCCGACCACGTGGCGTTCATTACGGGCAGCGGTGCGGACACGAACAAGATCGCTTCGATCGTCGAGGACGCGGCAGAACGCCGGGAAACGGCCGCCGTCGACGCCTCGGAAGGCGCGTTCGACCCGGGTGAAACCGGCGATTCGTCGTCCCAGGGCACTGACGGTGAGCAACGGGACGGCCAACCGGAACCGATCGACTCACAAGAAGCCGAGGAACGCAGTGCTCCGGACGAGGCTGAGACGAGCGTCGAGGAAGATGAGGCCGACGATCAACAGACCGGTCTCGGCGACTTCGTCTAG
- a CDS encoding NAD-dependent epimerase/dehydratase family protein yields MELTDKQVVVTGGAGLIGAALTRRLVADNDVTVVDNLSNGIRSSVPDEATFIEGDLTDEAVVADAITGDVDIVFHLAADKYVNADAPREQFEANGEMTYNVLERMGDVGVEHIAFTSSSTVYGEAPRPTPEDFAPLEPISEYGAAKLSEESLLSVYAHSHDFSVWNFRFANIVGPRYGAGVVPDFIYKLSEDPETLTIRGDGRQEKSYMSLDDCIDAMCYVVEHADDAVNTYNLGTRTTTSVNRIADIISDEMGVDPDYEYTGGDRGWTGDVPKMRLSIEKLAALGWEPSVSSDQAIRQGVRQLLNDPENEPHLG; encoded by the coding sequence ATGGAGCTGACTGACAAGCAGGTCGTCGTGACCGGTGGTGCCGGACTGATCGGTGCGGCACTCACCCGGCGACTGGTGGCGGACAACGACGTTACCGTCGTCGACAATCTATCGAACGGCATCCGGTCGTCCGTGCCTGACGAAGCGACCTTCATCGAGGGTGATCTGACCGACGAGGCGGTCGTCGCCGACGCTATTACGGGTGACGTCGACATTGTCTTTCATCTCGCAGCGGACAAATACGTCAACGCCGACGCGCCACGCGAGCAGTTCGAGGCCAACGGCGAGATGACCTACAACGTTCTCGAACGCATGGGCGACGTTGGCGTCGAGCATATCGCGTTTACGTCTTCCTCGACTGTCTACGGCGAAGCGCCGCGACCCACGCCCGAGGATTTCGCCCCGCTCGAACCGATCAGCGAGTACGGCGCGGCGAAGCTATCCGAGGAGAGTCTCCTGTCGGTGTACGCCCATAGCCATGACTTCTCGGTCTGGAACTTCCGGTTCGCGAACATCGTCGGCCCGCGATACGGTGCAGGCGTCGTCCCCGACTTCATATATAAACTCTCCGAGGACCCGGAGACGCTGACCATTCGCGGCGACGGCCGCCAGGAGAAATCCTACATGTCGCTCGACGATTGCATCGACGCGATGTGCTACGTGGTCGAGCACGCCGACGACGCGGTCAACACCTATAATCTGGGCACGCGCACGACCACGTCGGTCAACCGGATCGCCGATATCATTAGCGACGAGATGGGCGTCGATCCCGACTACGAGTACACCGGCGGCGACCGCGGCTGGACCGGCGACGTGCCCAAGATGCGCCTCTCGATCGAGAAACTCGCCGCGCTCGGCTGGGAACCGTCCGTTTCGAGTGACCAGGCCATCCGCCAGGGCGTCCGCCAACTTCTCAACGATCCCGAGAACGAGCCACACCTCGGTTGA
- a CDS encoding COX15/CtaA family protein produces the protein MNRRFRSLVATTLLFVFATILLGVATKSYGAGLACEARWPVCDGGLLNLFPESFPSFFEWIHRVVAGIGGLFIVGSAIESWRRETPTRIRYALTLGALLTPLQVLLGQQTVTNFGMSEVLTAHFWTAFTIFGAFAFAFVATWADSIRSTHLAAAAVGGLVLFPANVLLTPPFISSYTPVLGTLQYAVLLVLVLAVLVLVVVGREKLSGTFRHAPLASLAALPVAVYLGRHLIAASPLHQTAYLLAGLVVYGGLVGSTVGLWRTENSADRI, from the coding sequence ATGAACCGTCGATTTCGCTCTCTCGTCGCCACGACGCTGCTGTTCGTCTTCGCGACGATATTGCTGGGCGTCGCCACGAAGTCCTACGGCGCTGGGCTGGCCTGTGAGGCGCGCTGGCCGGTCTGTGACGGCGGACTCCTGAATCTGTTTCCGGAATCGTTCCCGAGTTTCTTCGAGTGGATCCACCGGGTCGTCGCCGGCATCGGCGGGCTGTTCATCGTCGGGTCCGCCATCGAATCCTGGCGTCGTGAGACGCCCACGAGGATCCGGTACGCACTGACCCTCGGTGCGCTGTTGACGCCGCTGCAGGTGCTGCTCGGCCAGCAGACGGTGACCAACTTCGGGATGTCCGAAGTGCTGACGGCGCACTTCTGGACCGCTTTCACCATCTTTGGGGCGTTCGCCTTCGCGTTCGTCGCGACCTGGGCGGACTCGATCCGGTCGACGCATCTCGCCGCCGCTGCGGTCGGGGGGCTCGTGCTCTTTCCGGCCAACGTCCTGTTGACGCCACCGTTCATCAGCAGCTACACGCCCGTTCTGGGCACCCTGCAGTACGCGGTGTTGCTCGTGTTGGTCCTTGCTGTGCTCGTCCTCGTCGTCGTGGGCCGCGAGAAATTGTCCGGCACGTTCCGACACGCGCCGCTCGCTTCCCTGGCCGCGTTGCCGGTCGCGGTCTATCTCGGCCGCCATCTGATCGCCGCCTCACCACTCCACCAGACGGCGTATCTGCTCGCCGGTCTCGTCGTCTATGGCGGATTGGTCGGGAGTACTGTGGGTCTATGGCGGACTGAGAATAGCGCCGACCGGATCTAG